Genomic DNA from Streptomyces diastaticus subsp. diastaticus:
GCTGGCCGCCTCGGGGCTCTTCGGCCTCGTCCTCGGCGTCAAGCAGGCGGGCAGCGGCGAGGTCTCCGTCCTCGGCACCCTCGTCCCGCTGGTCGCCGGCGCCGTCCTGCTGGTCGTCTTCGTCCGGCGGCAGCGGGGCCGCGAACACCCGCTGGTCGACCTCGCGCTCTTCGCCCGGCCCGCCTTCGGCACCTCGGTGGGGTGCATCGTCCTCGCCATGCTCGCCCTGGTCGGCCTGGAACTGATCGCCGCCCAGTACCTCCAGCTCGTCCTCGGCCTCTCCCCGCTGGAGACCGGCCTGCGGCTGCTGCCGCTGACCTTCGCGGCGATGGCGGCCGGGCTCGCGGGCTCCCGGCTGCTCGCCCGGTTCGGGCCGCGCGCCATGGTCGGCACCGGGTTCACGCTCACCGCCGTCGCCGTCCTCGTCCTCACCGGCATGGGCGACCACGACAACCCGCCCCTGCTGATCGGCGGCTTCGTCCTGCTGGGCCTCGGCCTCCAGACGACCCTCTTCAGCTCGTACGAGTCGATGCTCAGCGAGGCACCGAAGGAGGAGGCAGGCGGGGCCGCCGCGATCGGCGAGACCTCCTACCAGCTCGGTGGGGGGATCGGCATAGCCCTGCTCGGCAGCGTCATGAACGCCGCCTACGGCCCGGGCCTGCGGCACGTGCCCGGTGTCCCGGAGACCGCCGCGGCCGACGCCCGCCACTCGCTGGGCGAGGCGTACGACGTGGCGCGGGAACTCGGCGGGCCGGCGGGGGCGGCGCTGCGGACCGCCGCCAAGGGCGCCTTCGTGCACGGGCTGCACGTCACCCTGGTGGTCAGCGCCGGCCTGCTGCTGGTCGGCGCGGTGGCCGCGCTGCGGCTGCCCAGGTCGATGGACCCCGCTCCGGCGGGACCCGGTGCCCCGGACCCCGGCGCGCCCGGTGGTTCCACGCGCCCGGCGCCCGGCTCCGGCGGACACGGGACTCCCGGCGGCTCACCGCGCACGACCGCGCCCCGGCCGCGCTCGGGGCGGGATTCCGGCCGGGCCGCGCCCGGCGGGGAGCGGGGCGCCGCCGACGGACGGAACGCGCGGGACTCCGCGCTGCGCCGATGAGCGGGGACGGTCAGCTCTGGTTGAAGAAGCCGTTGTCCGTGCGGTGGGCGGTGCCGCCGTCGACGATCTGGGTGTCCGGCGGCGAGAGCAGGAAGACCCGGGTGGCGATCCGCTCGATGGAGCCGCGCAGACCGAAGATGAGCCCGGCCGCGAAGTCCACGACGCGCTTGGCGTCGCCGGGTTCCATGGCGGTCAGGTTGATGATGACGGGTACGCCGTCCCGGAACAGCTCGCCGATCCGCCGGGCGTCCCGGAAGCTCTCCGGCGTGACCGTGCCGATCCGGCGGCCCTGTTCGTGGGCGGACTCCGAGGCGACCTGGACCCGCGGGTCCGTCACCCAGGCGTCGCCGGGCTCCGGGCCCTCGGCAGCCTCGTCGGCATAGCCGTCGTAGTAGCGCTCGTCGTTGTCGTCGACGAGGCCAAGCCAGGCACTCGCCTTGCGCACCGATCCCATGGACGCCTCCTCTCGCAGCGGTTTCCCTGTTTTCCGCTCCCCTATCGTCGTCCATCATGCTGACAACGCGCCAAGGGGATAGGCGGCGCGCGGGGCTTTCGTGACGGTACTGGTGCACGCTATGACCGCATTCCCCAACGGCCTTGCGGTATCACTGTGCTGACAGCGAGTGAAAATACGACGATCGGCGCGCGTCGCGCCGTCCGGGTGACGGACCGCGGCGACCGGGTGACGTAGCGGGGGTGTGTGGCCTCCGCCGCCGTGCGCCGGCGTCCTCGGGGGAAGGCAGCGGATGTTCGGAATGGTCCGGCCGTGTACGCACCGGCTGGGGGAGCGGCTGACCGCTCAATGGATGGCTCACCTGTGCGGACTCTGTCTCGCGCTGCGCGGGCAGGCGGGTCAGTCGGCCCGCGTGGTCACCAACTACGACGGCCTCGTCATCTCGGTGCTGACGGAGGCTCAGGCCGGCGCGGAGCGGGCCGGCAGGCGTCGCGCGGGGCCGTGCCCGCTGCGCGGTATGCGCACCGCGTCGGTGGCTCAGGGTGACGGGGCGCGGCTCGCGGCGGCCGTCTCCCTCATCCTCGCCTCGGCGAAAACCCGTGACCATGTCACAGACCGGGACGGCATCCTGGCACGCCGTCCGGTGGCGGCGGTCGCCCGCCGCATGGCGGGCGTATGGGACGAAAAGGGCGCCCGGGCGGGGGCAGGCGTGGGGTTCGACACGGCGCTCCTGGTCGGCGCGGTGGAACGGCAGCCGGAGGTGGAGGCGCTCGCCGGACCCGGCACGCCCCTGCTGACGGTGACCGAGCCGACCGAGACGGCGACCGCGGCGGCCTTCGCGCACACCGCGCACCTGGCGGGCATCCCGGCCAACGCCGCGCCCCTGGCCGAGGCGGGCCGCCTCTTCGGGCGCCTCGCCCACCTGCTGGACGCCGTCGAGGACCAGGAGGAGGACGCCGCGAGCGGGGCGTGGAACCCGCTCACCGCCACCGGCACCCCGCGGGCCGAGGCGCGCCGGCTCGCCGCCGACGCGTTGCACGGCATCCGCCTCGCCCTGGACGAGACCGAGTTCGCCGACGGCCGGCTCGCCCACGTCCTGCTCGTCCACGAACTGGGCCGCTCGGTGGAGCGGGCTTTCGGTGAGGACCGCCACCGCCACGGTGGTGAGGCGTACGGCCCGCCGCCGGGCAACCCGTACGCCCCTGGGGCGCCGCCGCGTCCCGCAGGCCCCGGCGACATCCCGCCCCCGCCGCCGCCCCGGGGGCCGCGAGGGCTGATACCCGGCTGCCTGGTCTTCGCCGGCCTCGCCTGCACCTGCCAGATGTGCTGCGGGACGTACGAGGGGCCGTGGAGCCGTCAGCGCCGGGACGGGCTGTGCAAGAGCTGCGGCGACTGCTGTGACTGCTGCAACTGCTGTAGCGACGGGTGCAGTTGCTGCGAGGGATGCAGTTGCTGCGACGGCTGCTGCTGCGACTGACGCGTCCCGGCACGGACGCGCCGCCCGGTGGCGTGCGGCCGAAGTGCGGCCGTGCTTCTCGCGTGGCGGGCCGCTCCGGGCGGGGCGGCGCGGGACTCCTTCGGGGCCCGGTCACCCCCCCCGCCGCCTCTCCAGGGCGCGCGCGTACGTGCCGTCCTCGATGAGGCGGTTGGCCACGGCCCGGGACGCCGGGGCGAGCGGGGGAGCCCTTCTTGAAGGCGAGGCCCACGTCCGGTCGCCGGAACCCGCCCAGGAACCTCAGCCCGGGCTGCTGCTCCACGGCGTGCCGCAAGCCGATGACGGTGCTCGTCACGATGTCGCCGCGGCCCTGCGGGAGCGAGCCCCGCAGGGCGCCCTGTTCGGCGTGGGTCCGCACCTCGTACGGCTTCCCGCCCGCTCGGCGCAGCGGGGGCGGTTCTCCTCCAGGGCGACCTCGGAGGTGGTGCCGGTGGCGACGTGCGGGCCGCGGGGCCGGCTGAGGGCGGTGACCTTCTCCGGGGTGCTGTCCTCGCGGACGGCGAAGCCCTGCCCGTCGTTGGTGTGGGAGACGAAGTCCGGGGCGACGCGGCGTTCGCCGGTGACGCCGGCATCACCGGTGCCGGCCCGGTGCCTGCCGCTGCCCAGGGCCGGGAGGGCCTCCTCGAAGCCGGCCACCTCCCGCCCGGCCTCCGAGCCGAGGGCTCCGGCGGCGGCGTCGGCGACGCCGGCGGCGGCTCCGCCCTGGTCCCGCGCCTGACGCCCGACGCGCTCGGCCCGTTCGTCGACCGGGGGGTGCCGCTCCTCCAGGAGCATGGCGCCTTCCGCGCCGAGTACGCCGGCACCGCCCTGCGGGACCACCTCGGTCCGGCCGGGCCGCGGCCGGCGGCGGGCTGTGGCCGAGACCGGCGAGGAGTGGGAGCGTGCCGGGGGAGGGGAGGCCCCCGGGGCGGGAGCGGCCGCCGAAGCGCGGCCCGCCGCCGCCCGGCCTGGCTGACCGCTCCCGCGGGCCGCTCCCCGTCACCGGTGTCCACTGGCTGGACGATTTTCCGGAAGGACGACTTCCGGCCATCCCGGGGCGGTGGGAGCCCGCCGGGGCCGGGGCACGGTGACCGCCACCGCCACCGAGGGGCCCCTCCTCGACGGGATGGCCGCCGACCGGCATCGCCCGCATCGGTGCCGAGCCGGGGTTGCCCGAGCGGGCCCCCGTCGGGCAGGCCGGGCGCCGGTTCGCGGTGTTCCGGCGCGGCGACGCCGGGGCGGTCCGGGCGCACGGTCCGGTGCCCGGGAGGCGGCGCGCGCAGACCCCGGACAGCCCGTCGGCCGAGAACCCGGCCGCCCGGACCACGGGGAAGCGCACCGCGCAGCCGGACACCCGGACGGTGCCGGTGGCGAACGCCGAGGGGCGCCACCCGGGGGCTCGGCGCCCGTCGGCGAGCCGCCTCCCGCTCCGGGGCGAGCGGCGGTGACCTCGCAGGTCGCGGTGGAGGCGGGCGGCAGATCGTGTGCCCTTCCCGTGGACGCCGCCGAGTGCCGGAGCGGGAGCCGGGGCCGAGGGCGGGCGCCGGGTCCGCCGCCCGCGCACCCCGGAGCTGGCCGCCGGGCGGCGCGGTCGCCGGCGGCCTCGGCCGGGCAGGGGCGCCGCCGCGCGCCGTCCCGCCGCGCCTCCCGCGCCCCTTCCCGCCGCCGGGCGGCCTTCGGCGGCGCCCGTCCGGGCGGGGGAGCGGAACCGCGCGGAGGGCGGAGGCGTCCCACTTCTCAGTGCCGGCCCCGGGAGAACCGACTCCCGGGGCCATGCGCGCGGCACAGTGCGGGAGGCCGAAAGACGCCCTTGTGCGGCGTGAGCGCTCCCCGAATACTCCCGTCCAGCGCTTGTCAGGGGCACGTCGCATCCGGAATTCGGACGCTCCCCCGACTGCGCCTCACCGGGCCCCGACCCCACGCGGCCCTCGGTTCCTTTCGGGAGGAAACACCAGTGAGGATCAAGCGCACCACCCCCCGCAACAGCGTCGCGAGACGCACCCGCCTCGTCGCCCTCGCCGCCGGTCTCGCCGCCGTCGGCGCGCTCGCGGCCCCCACGGCTCACGCCGGTGAGAGCGGGACGTACAGCTCGGCGCAGCTCACCAGTGCCGCCGAGGCGGTGCTCGACACCGACGTCGCCGGCACCGCCTGGTACGTCGACAAGGCGGCCGGGAAGGTCGTCGTCACCGCGGACTCCACCGTCTCCAAGGCGGAGATCGCCAAGATCCAGAAGGCGGCGGGCGGTGAGGCCGGCGCCCTGGAGATCAACCGCACCGAGGGCACCTTCAGCCCGCTGCTCTCCGGCGGCGACGCGATCTACAGCAACAGCTCGCGCTGCTCCCTCGGCTTCAACGTGCGCAGCGGCAGCACGTACTACGCGCTGACCGCCGGGCACTGCACCAGCGGCACCAGCACCTGGTACACCAACTCCGCGCGGACCACCGCGTTCGGCACGGTCGCCGGGACCAGCTTCCCGAACAACGACTACGGCCTCATCCGCTACACCAACTCCTCCGTGCCGGTCTCCGGCACCGTGGGCAACGTCGACATCACCCGGGCCGCCAACCCGTCCGTCGGCCAGTCGGTGACCCGCCGCGGCTCCACCACCGGCATCCACAGCGGCACGGTCACCGGCCTCAACGCCACCGTGAACTACGGCAGCGGCCAGGTCGTCTACGGCATGATCCAGACCAACGTCTGCGCCGAGCCCGGCGACTCCGGCGGCCCCCTCTACTCCGGGTCGACCGCCCTCGGTCTGACCTCCGGCGGCAGCGGCAACTGCTCCTCGGGCGGCACGACCTTCTTCCAGCCGGTCGTCGAGGCCCTGAACGCCTACGGCGTCAGCGTCTTCTAGTCCCCGCTCCTCCCCGGACCCGCCAGGGTCCCCCGCACCTCGGGCCCGTACGGAGCGCGGACGCGCGTTCCGTACGGGACGGCCCCCGGGCGAACCGGTCGCGAACGGTTCCCCGGGGGCGGCCCCCGTTCACGCGGCCCCTCCCCGCCGGACCGCCGGACGCGCTACCGTCGAAAGTGACGTGCATCACTTTCCTACGGGATCCTGGGGGCCGTCATGATCGAGGAGCTGGTGACCGCGGCCGCGGCCACGGCGTCCGCCGGAGCGCTGTACCTGTTGGCGGCGGCCCGGGTGGTGAAACAGTACGAGCGCGGGGTCGTCTTCCGCCTGGGGCGGCTGCTGCCGGAAGTGCGCAGGCCGGGCTTCACCCTGGTGGTGCCGATGGTCGACCGCCTGCACAAGGTGAGTCTCCAGATCATCACGCTGCCCATCCCGGCGCAGGAGGGCATCACCCGCGACAACGTCACCGTGCGGGTCGACGCCGTCGTCTACTTCAAGGTGGTCAGTCCCTCCGACGCGCTGGTCCGCGTCGAGGACTACCGCTTCGCCGTCTCCCAGATGGCGCAGACCTCCCTGCGTTCCATCATCGGCAAGAGCGAACTGGACGACCTCCTCTCCAACCGCGAGAAACTCAACCAGGGCCTGGAGCTGATGATCGACAACCCGGCCGTCGAGTGGGGTGTCACCATCGACCGGGTCGAGATCAAGGACGTCTCCCTGCCGGAGACGATGAAGCGCTCCATGGCGCGGCAGGCGGAGGCCGACCGGGAGCGCCGGGCCCGGGTCATCAACGCCGACGCCGAACTCCAGGCGTCGAAGAAGCTCGCGGGTGCCGCCCAGGTGATGTCCGAGCAGCCGGCCGCGCTCCAGCTCCGGCTGCTCCAGACCGTGGTGGCGGTCGCCGCCGAGAAGAACTCCACCCTTGTCCTGCCGTTCCCGGTCGAGCTGCTGCGGTTCCTGGAACGGGCCGCGCCGCTTCCGGGCGCGCAGGTCGCCGGCGGCTCCCCGGAGCCCAGCGGGCAGGGGGCCACGCCCGCCCCCGCCGGGGAGGCGGTCGGCCCCGAGGCCGCCGCGCAGGCGCGGGAGCTCTCCGGGGAGTTCCCGCCCGGAGTGCCCGAGGACGTGGTGCGCCGGCTGCTGGAAGGGCTCGGGGAGAAGGGGGTCCCCGGTCTGGTGGGGGAGCGGGCGGTCTCCGAGGGTGAGCCCGAGGCGCCCGGCCCCCTCGCCGAGCCGGACCAGAACGGTGGTGTGGAGGCGGACAGGGGCAGGGGTGCGGATGCGGACGCCGGTGACGGCGGGCCCGGGGAGTCCTCGGGCGAGGGAGGGGCGCCGCGGGGCTGAAAGCGTTCGCAGGGCGGGACGGGTCGTCCCTGAGCGGACGAACGCGGCACTGAGAGGTGAAGGGCCGGCCGGGATCTCCCGGCCGGCCCTTCGTGCGCCCGGCCCCCGGGCCCCGGCGCCCCGGGTGGCGGGCGGGGCGGCGGTGCGACCGCCTCGGCCGTACCGGACGCGAAGGGAGTTGGGGAGGTTCGGTGAGCGGGGTGCGGCCAGGGTGTGACCGGGGTGCGGGCGGGGTGGGAACGCCTGATTCCGGTGGGGTGGATATGAGACAGGACTAGTCCTCGCCCCGGGTGGTGGTGCGACTGCGGAGGGTGCGGAAGCGCAGGTGCGAGCTGGGATGACGGGGCGCGGGGGAGGGCGCGGTGAGGTGTGGCGGAATCGTACGGGAGGCCGGAAGTCGACCTTGTGTCCCGGCTCACGGCCTCGCAATAGTTGCTGCCACGCAGGGCCCGGAAGCGTTCGGGCCGGTCACCGCCGGCCCCCTCGTCCTCCGGGTCCGTTCCTTCCGGCTGCCCGGCCGACCCCCACATGCGGTCCGGCGGCCGAACCCCCCACAGGAGGACGTGACGTGAACCACCGACGCATACCCAAGCGGCGGGTCGCCGTGACCGGTGCCGGCATCGCCGCGCTGGTCGCCGCCGGGCTGACCTTCCAGACGGCCAACGCCAGTGAGCCGCAGAGCGCCGAGCCGCGCACCCTCTCGGTCGCCTCCGCGGACAAGCTCGCCTCCACCCTCGTCGACGACCTCGGCAAGGCGGCCGCCGGGACGTACTACGACGCGAAGGCGAAGAACCTGGTGGTGAACGTCCTCGACGAGGGCGCCGCCACCGAGGTCGAGGCGTCCGGCGCCAAGGCCAGAATCGTCGAGCACTCCCTCACCGCGCTGAACGACGCCCGTGCCACCCTCAAGGACCGGGCCGCCATCGCGGGCACCTCGTGGGCGATCGACCCGACCAGCAACAAGGTCGTCGTCACCGCCGACCGCACGGTCGAGGGCAAGGACCTCGCGAAGCTCACCAAGGTCGTGGACGCTCTCGGCTCCAAGGCCGAACTCAAGCACACCAAGGGTGAGTTCAAGCGGTTCATCGCGGGTGGCGACGCCATCCACGGCAACGGCGGCCGCTGCTCCCTCGGCTTCAACGTGGTGAAGGGCGGCGAGCCGTACTTCCTCACCGCCGGCCACTGCACCGAGGGGATCTCCAGCTGGTCCGAGACCTCGGGCGGCGCCGAGATCGGCACCACGGTCGAGTCCGACTTCCCCGGCGACGACTACGGCCTGGTCAAGTACACCGGCTCCACCGCGCACCCCAGCGAGGTGAACCTGTACGACGGCAGCACCCAGGCCATCAGCGGCGCGGGCGACGCCACCGTCGGCCAGTCGGTGACCCGCTCCGGCTCCACCACGCAGGTCCACACCGGCGAGGTGACGGCGCTCGACGCCACTGTGAACTACGGCGGCGGCGACGTCGTCGAGGGCCTGATCCAGACCACCGTCTGCGCCGAGCCCGGCGACAGCGGCGGTTCGCTCTTCGACGGCTCCACGGCGCTGGGCCTCACCTCCGGCGGCAGCGGTGACTGCTCCTCGGGCGGCGAGACCTTCTTCCAGCCGGTGCCCGAGGCGCTCTCCGCCTACGGCGTCGAGATCGGCTGACACCCCGCTGAACCGAACCCCGGCCGGAGTCCCAGCCCGGCCGGGGTTTCGCGTGTCCGCGCCCGCCCGCGCCGTCGCGAGGGCGGGTTCACCGGGGCAGGCCCCGTGACCGCTCCCGGCTGCCGCCGTACAGGCCGGCGGCCAGGGTCACCAGGATGCCGCCCACCGCCCACGCCGCCAGCACCAGCAGGGGCCCGGTGAGCGCCCGTCCGTCGAAGTACGCGATCGAACGCGCTCCCCAGGTGCCGGCGCCGGGCTGGAGGGCCGGGCCGATCGCCTCCCAGAACGGCGGCAGCATCGGCAGCGGGAAGGCGCCGCCCGCGCTCGGGTTGCCGCCGACCACCACGATCAGCACGGCCACGCCGATGCCGGCGAGGCCGGTCCACGCCTCCAGGGCCAGAGTGAGGGCTCCGACCGAGAAGACCACCAGGGAGCCCAGCCCCCACATGCCCCACAGGCTGCCCGGCAGGGCGCCGAGGACCGGCCCGACCACCACCGCCCCGCCGAACCCGCCCGCGACCGAGTACAACGCCATGCAGGCGAGCCGGATCACCGCGCGCCGGCCGTTGGCCGGGCGTTCGCCCGCGCTGAGGGCCAGCAGGGAGGCGGTCAGGTAACCGCCCACGGACCAGCCGACGGCCAGGTAGAAGGACGAGAGGCCGTTGAAGTCCTCGCGGGAGGCGGGGGCGACGTCCACCGTCCGCACCTGGCGGCCCTCGGCCGCCTCCGTCTCGGTGACGATCCGCTCCAGCGACGTGGCCAGCACGGTGCCGCCGCCGGAGGCGACCAGCAGCCGGTCGGTGGAGCCCCGGGGGTCCACCACCAGGGCCCCGTCGATCTTCCGCTCCATGATCTGGTGGCGGGCCTCGGCCTCGTCGGCGACCTTCCGCGCGTCCAGCGGGTCCCCGGACAGCGCGTTCAGCCGGGAGACCAGCTCCTCGCCCTGCCCGGCGGGTCCCGGTACGGCCACCCCGAAAGGGACGTGGTGCGGCTTCGGGTCGTGCAGCGCGCCCACGTAGCTGGCGATGAACAGGATCTGGAGAGCGAGGGCGCCGATGACGAGCAGCGCGGTGCGCAGGGTGACCGCGTCCCGCAGTTCGGCACCGAAGCCCCGGGGTGCGGCGGGTCCGGCGGAGTGCGACATCCCCCCACGCTGTCGCCGCCCGTCCGGCCGCGCAGTCGGGGCCGGTCCGAATGGCTGACCGGGCGGGGGCCGTCCGGGGTGTGAGAAGAAGCGCAGGTCGCGACGGGCCGAGGGCGGGGCGGAGCAGGGGGCGTACGGTTATCGTACGAGTGTTCGAAAGCTGGTCTATGGTGGAAGGCGGGGGTGAGTGGAAGCCGAGATTCCGGAGGTGTGCGCGGTGGGGTTCACGCATCTGCACACCGTCTCGGGCTACTCCCTGCGGTACGGCGCCTCGCACCCCGAGCGGCTCGCCGAGCGTGCCGCCGAACGCGGCATGGACGCCGTCGCCCTCACCGACCGGGACACCCTCGCCGGAGCCGTCCGCTTCGCCAAGGCGTGCGCCACCGCCGGGGTGCGGCCCCTGTTCGGCGTCGAACTCGCCGTCGGTGAGCGCCCCCGCCCGCAGGGCCGGGTCCCGGTGCGCGGCGGCGCCTTCATCGACGAGTCCGCCGCCCGCGTCACCTACCTCGCCCGGGACGGCGCCACCGGCTGGGCCACCCTCTGCCGCCTGGTCACCGCCGCCCACGCGGCCGGCGCCGACCAGCCCCTGCTGCCCTGGCGGGACAACCACGGCGAGGGCGTCACCGTCCTGCTCGGCCCCGCCTCCGACGTCGGCCGCGCCCTCGCCGCCGGGCGCCCCGACCGGGCCGCGCGGCTCCTCGCCCCCTGGCGCGAGGTGTACGGCGACGCGCTGCGTCTGGAAGCCGTCCACCACGGGCTGAGCGGTACCGGCCCCGGCTCGCTCCGCCTCGCCGCCCGCACCGTCGGCTTCGCCGCCGACCAGGGCGTCCCCGCCGTCCTCACCAACGCCGTCCGCTACGCCGACCCCGGCTCCGGCCCGGCCGCCGACGTCCTGGACGCCGCTCGCCGGCTGGTTCCGGTCGACCCGCGCCGGGGTCTGGACAGCGGCGAGCGATGGCTGAAGGACGCCGCCGCCATGGCCCGCACCGCCGAGCGGATCGCCGAGGCCGCCGGGCTCGGCCCCGAGGGCGCCGCCCGGCTCCTCGCCGAGACCCGCCGCGCCGCCGACGCCTGCCTCGTCGACCCCGAGGACGACCTCGGCATCGGCGCGGTCCGCTTCCCCGAGGCCGCCCTGGTCGGCGCGGGGCGCCGCACCGCGCAGCGGGTGCTCGCCTCCCGGGCCGCCGCCGGCATGGTCCGCCTCGGCCACGACCGGAAGGCCGCGTACTGGGACCGGCTCCACCACGAGCTGGACATCATCGCCCACCACGGCTTCGCCACGTACTTCCTCACCGTCGCCCAGGTCGTCGACGACGTCCGCGGTCTCGGGGTGCGGGTCGCCGCCCGCGGCTCCGGCGCCGGCTCCCTCGTCAACCACCTGATCGGCATCGCCCACGCCGACCCCGTCGAGCACGGGCTGCTCATGGAGCGGTTCCTCTCCAAACGCCGGGCCGTGCTGCCCGACATCGACATCGACGTGGAGTCCGCCCGCCGCCTGGAGGTCTACCGGGCGATCCTCGGCCGCTTCGGCGCCGAGCGGGTCGCCACCGTCGCCATGCCCGAGACCTACCGGGTCCGGCACGCCGTCCGCGACGTGGGCGCCGCGCTGTCCATGGACCCCGCCGACATCGACCGGATCGCCAAGGCGTTCCCGCACATCCGGGCCCGCGACGCCCGCGCGGCCCTCGCCGAACTGCCCGAACTCAAGCAGGTCAACGAGGAGTTCGGCGGTCGCGACCGGCTCTGGCAACTGGTCGAGGAGCTGGACGCGCTGCCGCGCGGTGTCGCCATGCACCCGTGCGGCGTCCTGCTCTCCGACGCCTCCCTCACCGCCCGCACCCCCGTCGTCCCCACCAGCGGCGAGCAACTGCCGATGTCCCAGTTCGACAAGGAGGACGTGGAGGACCTCGGCCTGCTCAAACTCGACGTGCTCGGCGTCCGCATGCAGTCCGCGATGGCCCACGCCACCGCCGAGGTCGAACGCGCCACCGGCGAACCCCTCGACCTCGACCGAGAGGCCGACCCCGCCCGCGCCGACCCGGCCGCCTACGAACTGGTCCGCTCCGCCGAGACGCTCGGCTGCTTCCAGATCGAGTCGCCGGGCCAGCGCGACCTGGTCGGACGGCTCCAGCCGGACAGCTTCCACGACCTGGTCGTGGACATCTCGCTGTTCCGCCCCGGCCCGGTCGCCGCCGACATGGTCCGGCCCTTCATCGAGGCCCGGCACGGCCGCGCCCCCGTCCGCCACCCCCACCCCGACCTGGAGGACGCCCTGCGCGACACCTACGGCGTCGTCGTCTTCCACGAGCAGATCATCGAGATCGTCTCCGTCCTCACCGGCTGCGGCCGCGACCGCGCCGACCAGGTGCGCCGCGCCCTCTCCGATCCCGACGCCCAGGGCCGGCTACGGGTCTGGTTCGCCCAGCACGCCGCGGCCCGCGGCTACACCGCCGAGGTGATCGCCCGTACCTGGGAGATCGTCGAGGCGTTCGGCAGCTACGGCTTCTGCAAGGCGCACGCCGTCGCCTTCGCCGTCCCCACCTACCAGTCGGCCTGGCTCAAAGCCCACCACCCCGCCGCCTTCTACGCCGGGCTGCTCACCCACGACCCGGGCATGTACCCCAAGCGGCTGCTGCTCGCCGACGCCCGCCGGCGCGGGGTGCCGGTGCTGCCGCTCGACGTGAACCGGTCCGGCACCACCCACCGGATCGAACTGGTGTCCGGGGACGGGAAGCGGCCCGGCCGGTGGGGCGTCCGCCTCGCCCTCAGCGACGTGCACGGCATCAGCGAGGCCGAGGCCGCCCGGATCGAGGAGCACGCCCCCTACACCTCCCTCCTCGACTTCTGGCAGCGCGCCCGGCCGGGCCGCCCGGTCGCCGAACGGCTCGCCCAGGTCGGGGCGCTCGACGCGTTCGGCGCCAACCGCCGCGACCTCCTGCTCCACCTCACCGAACTCCACCGGGGCCGCCCGCGCGGCGCCGCCGCCCAGCCGACCCTGCTCGGCGCCGACTCCGCGCCCGGCGCCCGCCGCGTCCCCTCCGCCGGGCTGCCCGACCTCGACGAGACCGAACGGCTCAGCGCCGAACTGGGCGTCCTCGGCATGGACGCCTCCCGCAACCTCATGGACGACCACCGCGACTTCCTCGAAGAGCTGCGGGTCACCTCCGCCCGGTCGCTGCGCGGCGCCTCGCACGGCAGCACCGTGCTGGTCGCCGGGGCCAAG
This window encodes:
- a CDS encoding DNA polymerase III subunit alpha; amino-acid sequence: MEAEIPEVCAVGFTHLHTVSGYSLRYGASHPERLAERAAERGMDAVALTDRDTLAGAVRFAKACATAGVRPLFGVELAVGERPRPQGRVPVRGGAFIDESAARVTYLARDGATGWATLCRLVTAAHAAGADQPLLPWRDNHGEGVTVLLGPASDVGRALAAGRPDRAARLLAPWREVYGDALRLEAVHHGLSGTGPGSLRLAARTVGFAADQGVPAVLTNAVRYADPGSGPAADVLDAARRLVPVDPRRGLDSGERWLKDAAAMARTAERIAEAAGLGPEGAARLLAETRRAADACLVDPEDDLGIGAVRFPEAALVGAGRRTAQRVLASRAAAGMVRLGHDRKAAYWDRLHHELDIIAHHGFATYFLTVAQVVDDVRGLGVRVAARGSGAGSLVNHLIGIAHADPVEHGLLMERFLSKRRAVLPDIDIDVESARRLEVYRAILGRFGAERVATVAMPETYRVRHAVRDVGAALSMDPADIDRIAKAFPHIRARDARAALAELPELKQVNEEFGGRDRLWQLVEELDALPRGVAMHPCGVLLSDASLTARTPVVPTSGEQLPMSQFDKEDVEDLGLLKLDVLGVRMQSAMAHATAEVERATGEPLDLDREADPARADPAAYELVRSAETLGCFQIESPGQRDLVGRLQPDSFHDLVVDISLFRPGPVAADMVRPFIEARHGRAPVRHPHPDLEDALRDTYGVVVFHEQIIEIVSVLTGCGRDRADQVRRALSDPDAQGRLRVWFAQHAAARGYTAEVIARTWEIVEAFGSYGFCKAHAVAFAVPTYQSAWLKAHHPAAFYAGLLTHDPGMYPKRLLLADARRRGVPVLPLDVNRSGTTHRIELVSGDGKRPGRWGVRLALSDVHGISEAEAARIEEHAPYTSLLDFWQRARPGRPVAERLAQVGALDAFGANRRDLLLHLTELHRGRPRGAAAQPTLLGADSAPGARRVPSAGLPDLDETERLSAELGVLGMDASRNLMDDHRDFLEELRVTSARSLRGASHGSTVLVAGAKVATQTPPVRSGRRVVFTTLDDSTGLVDLAFFDDSHEACAHTVFHSWLLLVRGTVQRRGARSLSVVGSAAWNLADLIELRRDQGLEAVAAHLAADPDQVPETAPGRRIRMSTGYEMNAWADLRPAGPGPDATGTPPAPAGITRPETAGNGRLWHRSQGSAG